A single window of Venturia canescens isolate UGA chromosome 3, ASM1945775v1, whole genome shotgun sequence DNA harbors:
- the LOC122407542 gene encoding uncharacterized protein isoform X1, with protein MSNHAELTFKDLQNDERYKRLERTLKMALLKNTESRTIENGNTGGWPSISSITGDNLDMSCAAMSSRSSRNGSEVIASSSTLRNLLHKKMSSDICNNVGTASGIQFLEKKDKDSLMMPPPRMPGLFSGQPKITELEKQCTPFAKMLPNQGRKKQAFAMSTPKNSEPSVTHSLKCVDEDPNACFEERNEYHGKNYLKDSDNGERNRTQERIFSRWRVLLNDKSQLIIKGTLECGKIARSKPVIRRLSATSVQSIFKHTYHLQGNLVDERNELPDYVSGKFYNGFPDDWENVYQVWRNFVSGGSRLSFRWPTAITDSDDDIKSGITELSCYPRFEKHTKSKSPRKRTRCSKPLSPIASTSTNKENEIAINQCACSHVKSPVPGNSLETSIKSIESWPLNTTQSRHTSECGDREHKNRSMHNITNPASLNSTCKNSGNSLTNIIQEDKLNIILNNLADKNCPLQYIQKIMEMLECMKYVISYQTESNNAETQISLNDEESCTRKPTNQLVEEKLDCGSIAQHSKNVFPENTTENQTVPAKLSQSRRDKSARRKLSKGDYDSTESENDCHEPRKRRSVHSRFQEKTRKSHKYQNSKSSSLITKIKCTGASLETEKVTDAHTNRDSQSELSLSENEFLDERNTKRSSRDKVIISSGKPRIMAHDVRGVINNHDSSVSFTEEEREENYKPRMKALRQANYDSSVSITEDERGETRSGLANVEKLNYSPKILQTQPVQPEIRRIETRDVLRSSSKCNNESNCVSIDSGIERTSSAHRLPVETPTIERSTSIDASNKKTRSSEGNFPHEQEISTDFSPSPNHQKIQNPIRSIVETASHKSVAADPSNGPEFHQIRNNVPLSPTKIKILKKKPVVVISSEPVHVDLRKYYRANIKNGIENCTNATSPPRHCQEQVENEESTDEAKNLPNKSKNSMKSVTERIKITDQILSSQSPKKGINIKPVDQKAETEEIKLTKNKSVSDVENLSLPKYGSEDKPKKLTRWVPVVICDDNNSKCHLVFEGKLLNEADHVENRKFTTDFVERRINAKLVRTVSNVHYLLVGDLFDNKKVVPKELLKECRSGCPSNINRFCEKWKVLSTDENRTPNAHDLHSTSVDCLGVPTSSRGRRILPPLNYWTGERIITKDNTAVYTPGTCKELSVTSSFDKSSEDNPADGKHASKKRTRGAGGTSKKDATNVSPPVANKSSVTRSSCRQELPKEKIMERRLARKMQYSSSGSEEDEPKVRTAPMKRKMKASDATTKGSTAPKRILRHTSKNTASPPSFEQFFQSSSSPDSFKKPAVMEPKSKPSKRQKVHKDEAQTVAVAGSSKQLTMRKSSGVTCAFYRNVPWHNDDLSEDQLSTV; from the exons TGTCAAACCACGCAGAG ttgACGTTTAAGGATCTCCAAAATGACGAGCGGTACAAGAGGTTAGAACGCACGTTgaaaatggcattgttgaaGAATACTGAAAGTAGAACAATAGAGAATGGAAACACTGGCGGATGGCCAAGTATTTCTAGTATAACTGGTGACAATCTAGATATGAGTTGTGCCGCAATGTCATCCAGATCATCGAGGAATGGCAGTGAAGTTATCGCGTCGAGTTCAACCCTAAGAAACTTGTTGCACAAAAAAATGTCTAGCGATATTTGCAACAACGTGGGAACTGCGAGCggaattcaatttttggaaaagaaAGATAAAGACAGTCTGATGATGCCACCACCTAGAATGCCAGGTCTTTTTTCAGGTCAACCTAAAATAACTGAGTTAGAAAAACAGTGTACACCTTTTGCAAAAATGTTGCCAAATCAAGGCAGAAAAAAACAAGCTTTTGCAATGTCCACTCCAAAAAATAGCGAACCCTCGGTTACTCATTCTCTAAAATGTGTTGATGAAGATCCTAACGCTTGCTTTGAAGAACGAAATGAATAtcatggaaaaaattatttaaaagaCAGTGATAATGGTGAACGAAACAGAACGCAAGAAAGAATTTTCTCAAGATGGCGTGTTTTACTGAACGACAAGAGCCAGTTGATCATTAAAGGAACTCTGGAATGTGGAAAAATTGCTAGGAGCAAACCTGTGATCAGAAGACTCAGCGCTACCAGCGTTCAGTCTATTTTCAAACACACTTATCATCTCCAGGGCAATCTTGTCGATGAACGAAATG AATTACCCGATTACGTGAGCGGAAAGTTTTACAACGGTTTTCCGGACGACTGGGAGAACGTTTACCAAGTGTGGCGAAATTTCGTTAGTGGTGGCAGCAGATTGAGTTTTCGTTGGCCAACTGCAATAACTGATAGCGACGACGATATTAAGAGTGGAATAACGGAACTCTCGTGTTATCCGAGATTTGAAAAGCACACTAAATCAAAATCGCCTCGTAAGCGAACACGATGTTCAAAACCGTTGTCCCCAATTGCTTCGACATCGACCAACAAGGAAAATGAGATAGCCATAAATCAGTGCGCTTGTTCTCACGTCAAATCTCCTGTTCCAGGAAATTCCCTCGAaacttcgataaaatcgatagaaagtTGGCCACTGAACACCACACAAAGTAGGCACACTAGCGAATGCGGAGATCGGGAACATAAAAATAGATCGATGCACAACATTACCAACCCTGCAAGTTTGAACAGTACTTGTAAAAATTCTGGAAATTCATTAACGAATATTATTCAGGAAGACAAACTCAACATAATACTCAACAATTTAGCGGATAAAAACTGTCCCCTCCAATATAtacaaaaaatcatggaaatgcTCGAGTGCATGAAGTATGTAATTTCTTATCAAACGGAATCTAATAACGCAGAAACTCAGATTTCTTTAAACGATGAGGAATCGTGTACTCGGAAACCGACTAATCAGCTCGTAGAGGAAAAACTTGACTGCGGAAGCATAGCACAACATTCGAAGAACGTGTTTCCTGAAAATACAACTGAAAATCAAACTGTACCAGCTAAATTGTCCCAAAGCCGACGAGACAAAAGTGCTCGGCGAAAATTATCGAAAGGAGATTACGATAGTACTGAATCGGAAAACGATTGTCACGAACCACGAAAACGAAGATCAGTACACTCACGTTTCCAAGAGAAAACCCGGAAATCCCACAAATATCAAAATAGCAAATCATCAAGTTTAATCACGAAAATCAAATGTACCGGAGCATCGCTTGAAACAGAAAAAGTGACTGATGCTCACACAAATAGAGACAGCCAAAGTGAGTTAAGTTTGAgcgagaatgaatttttagaTGAAAGGAATACGAAGAGAAGTTCGCGAGATAAAGTAATCATCAGTTCTGGAAAACCCAGAATTATGGCACACGATGTCCGTGGAGTTATCAATAACCATGACTCGAGCGTTAGCTTCACCGAAGAAGAACGTGAAGAAAATTACAAGCCTCGAATGAAAGCCTTGAGGCAAGCGAACTATGACTCGAGTGTTAGCATAACCGAAGATGAACGTGGAGAAACTCGAAGCGGACTTGCAAATGTTGAGAAATTGAACTATTCtccaaaaattctccaaaCTCAGCCAGTTCAACCGGAAATACGTAGAATAGAAACCCGAGATGTGCTAAGAAGCTCTTCGAAGTGCAACAACGAGTCGAATTGCGTTTCTATCGATTCGGGAATCGAGAGAACTAGTTCTGCTCACCGGTTACCAGTTGAAACTCCAACGATCGAAAGATCAACATCGATAGACGcaagtaataaaaaaacccGATCTTCCGAAGGTAATTTTCCCCACGAACAAGAAATCTCAACTGATTTTTCCCCGAGCCCGaatcaccaaaaaattcaGAACCCCATACGTTCGATCGTAGAAACGGCATCGCACAAATCAGTCGCTGCCGATCCCTCCAACGGACCTGAATTTCACCAAATTCGCAACAACGTTCCATTGTctccaacaaaaataaaaattctaaagAAGAAGCCTGTCGTCGTCATCAGCTCCGAGCCCGTGCATGTCGATTTACGGAAGTACTATCGagcaaatataaaaaatggaatcGAAAATTGTACGAATGCTACTAGCCCCCCTCGACACTGTCAGGAACAGGTGGAAAATGAAGAATCAACGGATGAAGCAAAAAATCTGccaaacaaatcaaaaaattccatgaaaTCTGTAACAGAACGTATCAAGATTACAGATCAGATTTTAAGTTCCCAATCACCAAAGAAAGGAATAAATATTAAGCCTGTTGATCAGAAAGCAGAGACCGAAGAAATAAAGCTGACAAAAAACAAATCAGTGAGCgatgttgaaaatttgtccCTTCCCAAGTACGGATCTGAAGATAAACCCAAAAAGCTCACTCGCTGGGTACCCGTTGTCATTTGTGACGACAATAACTCTAAATGTCACTTGGTATTTGAGGGAAAATTGTTAAA TGAAGCTGATCAcgtcgaaaatcgaaaatttacaACTGATTTTGTTGAGCGAAGAATAAATGCCAAATTAGTGAGAACAGTTAGCAACGTACATTATTTACTTGTTGGCGATTtatttgataataaaaaag TGGTCCCGAAAGAATTGCTTAAAGAATGTCGCTCCGGCTGTCCCAGTAATATAAACCGTTTTTGCGAAAAATGGAAAGTACTGTCTACAG ACGAAAACAGAACTCCAAATGCACATGACTTACACTCGACATCGGTTGACTGTCTCGGCGTGCCGACCAGTTCTCGAGGTCGACGTATATTGCCGCCTTTAAATTATTGGACAG GCGAACGAATCATTACAAAAGATAATACAGCAGTTTACACTCCGGGGACTTGTAAAGAATTGTCCGTTACTTCATCATTCGATAAGAGTTCTGAAGATAACCCTGCTGATGGGAAACACGCATCAAAAAAGCGTACTCGGGGCGCAGGTGGAACAAGCAAAAAA GATGCGACGAATGTGTCACCTCCAGTCGCAAATAAATCGTCCGTGACAAGATCTTCATGTCGACAAGAATTACCGAAGGAGAAAATTATGGAAAGGAGATTAGCGAGAAAAATGCAATACTCTTCTAGTGGATCCGAGGAAGATGAACCGAAAGTCAGAACTGCACCTATG aaaagaaaaatgaaagcgAGTGATGCGACGACAAAAGGCAGTACCGCACCAAAACGAATATTGAGACATACTAGTAAAAATACAGCTTCGCCTCCGAGTTTTGAGCAG TTCTTCCAGAGCTCGAGCTCACCAGATTCGTTCAAAAAACCAGCCGTGATGGAGCCGAAATCAAAGCCGAGCAAGCGTCAAAAAGTACATAAAGATGAAGCTCAAACCGTTGCTGTCGCTGGATCTTCGAAACA ATTGACGATGAGAAAATCGTCCGGAGTAACGTGCGCGTTCTACAGGAACGTTCCTTGGCACAATGACGACTTGTCAGAAgatcaattatccacagtgtAA